The proteins below come from a single Nocardiopsis gilva YIM 90087 genomic window:
- a CDS encoding acyl-CoA thioesterase, with protein MTATPVAERPGDEPRRHVYFATIRFADLDPLNHVNNVRMLTYLEDARIALLKWDAPDGDARVGGMVVARHEVDYLRPILLRPEPVRVETWVSEIRNASFRLEYEIVDDDHVYARAASVIVGYDLETQSPRRLDDNERAYLGQYLHPGE; from the coding sequence ATGACCGCGACCCCCGTGGCAGAGCGTCCGGGGGACGAACCCCGGCGTCATGTGTACTTCGCGACGATCCGGTTCGCCGACCTCGACCCGTTGAACCACGTCAACAACGTCCGGATGCTCACCTATCTGGAGGACGCCCGCATCGCGCTCCTCAAGTGGGACGCTCCCGACGGCGACGCCCGGGTCGGCGGCATGGTGGTCGCCCGGCACGAGGTGGACTACCTGCGCCCGATCCTGCTGCGCCCGGAGCCGGTGCGGGTGGAGACGTGGGTCTCGGAGATCCGCAACGCCAGCTTCCGGCTGGAGTACGAGATCGTCGACGACGACCACGTGTACGCGCGTGCGGCCTCGGTGATCGTCGGCTACGACCTGGAGACGCAGTCGCCCCGCCGCCTCGACGACAACGAGCGCGCCTACCTCGGCCAGTACCTGCACCCGGGCGAGTGA
- a CDS encoding globin, with protein MTSARDDHMTFYEAVGGEATFVRLVHRFYEGVAGDPVLRAMYPEEDLGPAEERLRLFLIQYWGGPRTYSEQRGHPRLRMRHFPFTIGARERDHWLHHMRAAMDDIALPAALDRQMWEYMVMAAHSMVNAPEASAEQAQSAQVADPTSISVERTAQSGAESGDDDGDEPVRISLA; from the coding sequence ATGACTTCCGCGCGCGATGACCACATGACCTTCTATGAGGCAGTCGGCGGCGAAGCGACCTTCGTCCGCCTCGTCCACCGCTTCTACGAGGGTGTCGCAGGCGACCCCGTGCTGCGGGCGATGTACCCGGAGGAGGACCTCGGCCCGGCGGAGGAGCGGCTGCGCCTGTTCCTCATCCAGTACTGGGGCGGTCCGCGCACCTACAGCGAACAGCGCGGCCACCCGCGCCTCCGCATGCGCCACTTCCCCTTCACCATCGGCGCCCGCGAGCGCGACCACTGGCTGCACCACATGCGCGCCGCCATGGACGACATCGCCCTGCCCGCGGCGCTCGACCGGCAGATGTGGGAGTACATGGTGATGGCCGCCCACAGCATGGTCAACGCCCCGGAAGCGAGCGCGGAGCAGGCCCAGTCCGCCCAGGTGGCCGATCCGACCTCGATCAGCGTCGAGCGGACGGCCCAGAGCGGAGCCGAGTCCGGCGACGACGACGGAGACGAGCCGGTCCGCATCTCCCTCGCCTAG
- the ettA gene encoding energy-dependent translational throttle protein EttA produces the protein MPEYIFTMRNVRKAHGDKVVLDDVSGSFLPGAKIGVVGPNGAGKSTLLKVLAGVEQPSNGEARLMPGFTVGMLAQEPHLDPEKTVLQNVEDGVAETKRMLDRFNEIAEKMATDYSDDLLEEMGKLQEQLDHRNAWDLDSQLAQAMDALRCPPADSPVTSLSGGEKRRVALCRLLLEQPDMLLLDEPTNHLDAESVQWLEQHLESYPGTIVAITHDRYFLDHVATWILEIDRGKLYPYEGNYTTYLDTKAARLKVEGQKDAKRQKRIKEELEWVRSNAKARQTKSKARLQRYEEMATEAAKTRKLDFEEIQIPPGPRLGSTVVEVKNLSKGYDEQLIENLSFSLPPNGIVGVIGPNGVGKTTLFKMIVGEETPDAGTIAVGDTVEISYVDQYRSRIDPDKNIWEVVSDGESFIQVGNVEIPSRAYVAAFGFKGSEQQKPAGVLSGGERNRVNLALTLKQGGNLLLLDEPTNDLDVETLGSLENALLDFPGCAVITSHDRWFLDRVATHILAWEGESDWFWFEGNFEAYEKNKIERLGPEAARPHAVTHRKLTRD, from the coding sequence ATGCCGGAGTACATCTTTACCATGCGGAACGTGCGCAAGGCGCACGGCGACAAGGTCGTCTTGGACGACGTTTCGGGTTCCTTCCTGCCCGGCGCCAAGATCGGCGTTGTCGGGCCGAACGGCGCGGGCAAGTCCACCCTGTTGAAGGTCCTTGCGGGCGTCGAGCAGCCGTCCAACGGTGAGGCGCGGCTGATGCCCGGGTTCACTGTCGGCATGCTGGCGCAGGAGCCGCATCTCGACCCGGAGAAGACGGTCCTGCAGAACGTCGAGGACGGCGTCGCCGAGACCAAGCGGATGCTGGACCGGTTCAACGAGATCGCCGAGAAGATGGCGACCGACTACTCCGATGACCTCCTCGAAGAGATGGGGAAGCTGCAGGAGCAGCTCGACCATCGCAACGCCTGGGACCTCGACAGCCAGCTGGCGCAGGCGATGGACGCGCTGCGCTGCCCGCCGGCGGACTCGCCTGTCACCAGCCTGTCCGGTGGCGAGAAGCGCCGCGTGGCGCTGTGCCGCCTGCTCCTCGAGCAGCCCGACATGCTGCTGCTCGACGAGCCCACCAACCACCTCGACGCCGAGAGTGTCCAGTGGCTGGAGCAGCACCTGGAGTCCTACCCCGGGACGATCGTGGCGATCACCCACGACCGCTACTTCCTGGACCACGTCGCCACGTGGATCCTGGAGATCGACCGCGGGAAGCTCTACCCCTACGAGGGCAACTACACCACCTACCTCGACACCAAGGCCGCGCGTCTGAAGGTCGAGGGCCAGAAGGACGCCAAGCGGCAGAAGCGGATCAAGGAAGAGCTGGAGTGGGTCCGCTCCAACGCCAAGGCGCGCCAGACCAAGAGCAAGGCACGTCTGCAGCGCTACGAGGAGATGGCGACCGAGGCCGCCAAGACCCGCAAGCTGGACTTCGAGGAGATCCAGATCCCGCCGGGTCCGCGCCTGGGCAGCACCGTGGTCGAGGTCAAGAACCTCAGCAAGGGCTACGACGAGCAGCTGATCGAGAACCTGAGCTTCTCACTGCCGCCCAACGGCATCGTCGGTGTCATCGGCCCGAACGGCGTCGGTAAGACGACCCTGTTCAAGATGATCGTCGGGGAGGAGACACCGGACGCCGGCACCATCGCCGTCGGCGACACCGTGGAGATCTCCTACGTCGACCAGTACCGGAGCCGCATCGACCCCGACAAGAACATCTGGGAGGTGGTCTCCGACGGCGAGTCCTTCATCCAGGTCGGCAACGTCGAGATCCCCAGCCGCGCCTACGTCGCCGCGTTCGGCTTCAAGGGCTCCGAGCAGCAGAAGCCGGCCGGTGTGCTGTCGGGTGGCGAGCGCAACCGCGTGAACCTCGCGCTCACCCTCAAGCAGGGCGGCAACCTGCTGCTGCTGGACGAGCCCACCAACGACCTGGACGTCGAGACCCTGGGCTCGCTGGAGAACGCGCTGCTGGACTTCCCCGGCTGCGCCGTGATCACCAGCCACGACCGCTGGTTCCTGGACCGCGTCGCCACGCACATCCTCGCGTGGGAGGGCGAGTCCGACTGGTTCTGGTTCGAGGGCAACTTCGAGGCCTACGAGAAGAACAAGATCGAGCGTCTCGGTCCGGAAGCCGCGCGCCCGCACGCGGTCACCCACCGCAAGCTCACCCGCGACTGA
- a CDS encoding DUF4192 domain-containing protein yields the protein MATDDSPHVPVPEQTTLTIGGPTDVIAAVPYLLGFHPADSIVILGIRSGATQVRCLLRCDLADELTAYAAEWADQVAAMLAEADCGSVVAVGYGPARHVTPCVDALRASTPAVGIPVREALRVADGRYWSYVCDSTECCPHDGVAYDVATSAVPATAVVGGLTVWRDRGVIEEFVAAVNGHRRVQMERATVDAERRAERMRQRLLPFGEAALRTTVRCEGVRVVRAAVDAALRGDLIDAPERIAWLGLLLGSIRVRDEAWARIDAAHLDVHVGLWRQVFRHVRTDYSAAPGSLLAFAAWQSGDIALADVVLDRVEEAAPHYTMAALVRRAVRSGMPPEKWEPMTPEWLEEVAPLTGSAVASPAAVPMDPERPIGPGGSGEGA from the coding sequence ATGGCTACCGACGACAGCCCGCACGTCCCTGTCCCCGAGCAGACCACTCTCACCATCGGCGGCCCGACCGACGTCATCGCGGCCGTCCCCTACCTCCTCGGGTTCCACCCCGCCGACAGCATCGTCATCCTCGGCATCCGGTCCGGCGCCACCCAGGTGCGCTGCCTGCTGCGCTGCGATCTCGCCGACGAACTGACCGCGTACGCCGCGGAATGGGCCGATCAGGTCGCCGCCATGCTCGCCGAGGCCGACTGCGGAAGCGTGGTCGCGGTGGGATACGGCCCCGCACGGCACGTCACCCCGTGCGTGGACGCGTTACGCGCCAGCACCCCCGCTGTCGGCATCCCCGTGCGCGAGGCGCTGCGGGTGGCCGACGGTCGCTACTGGTCCTACGTCTGCGACTCCACGGAGTGCTGCCCGCACGACGGCGTCGCCTACGACGTCGCCACCTCCGCGGTACCGGCCACCGCGGTCGTCGGCGGACTCACCGTCTGGCGCGACCGCGGCGTGATCGAGGAGTTCGTGGCCGCCGTCAACGGCCATCGCCGCGTACAGATGGAGCGTGCCACGGTCGACGCCGAGCGGCGCGCCGAGCGGATGCGTCAACGCCTCCTCCCGTTCGGCGAGGCGGCCCTGCGCACCACCGTGCGGTGCGAAGGAGTACGCGTGGTGCGCGCGGCCGTCGACGCCGCGCTGCGCGGCGACCTCATCGACGCCCCCGAGCGCATCGCCTGGCTCGGGCTGCTGCTGGGCTCCATCCGGGTGCGCGACGAAGCCTGGGCCCGCATCGACGCCGCGCACCTCGATGTCCACGTCGGACTGTGGCGGCAGGTGTTCCGGCACGTGCGCACCGACTACAGCGCGGCCCCCGGGTCGCTGCTGGCCTTCGCCGCCTGGCAGAGCGGGGACATCGCCCTGGCCGACGTCGTGCTGGACCGCGTCGAGGAGGCGGCACCCCACTACACGATGGCGGCACTGGTCCGCCGTGCCGTACGCAGCGGGATGCCGCCGGAAAAATGGGAGCCGATGACCCCCGAGTGGCTGGAGGAGGTCGCGCCGCTCACCGGGTCGGCGGTTGCGTCGCCTGCGGCGGTCCCCATGGATCCGGAGCGTCCGATCGGCCCCGGAGGATCCGGAGAGGGCGCATGA